In Rhizobium sp. WSM4643, the following are encoded in one genomic region:
- the mnmE gene encoding tRNA uridine-5-carboxymethylaminomethyl(34) synthesis GTPase MnmE, whose amino-acid sequence MAMLNDTIYALSSGALPSGVSVIRISGPLTKDILVRLIGSVPTARKASYRTIRARNDQPIDSGLVLFFPAPNSFTGEDVAELQIHGSRAVLAALFHALGDIPGVRMAVEGEFSRRAFENGKLDLVEVEGLADLISAETEMQRRLAVEHSAGGLSTLYDSWAERLTRARALIEAELDFPDEDDVPGSVSDMVWADMGKLRVDMEHHLAAASAGEIIRDGFKVVIAGAPNAGKSSLLNALARRDVAIVTEIAGTTRDVLQVDLDIDGFLIKLYDTAGLREADDRVEMEGVRRARIALGDADLVLMLVDMTDPQIPDDLEQASPHVTVGTKKDLIDIAADWYDLQISTATGEGLTELRRLIGNIVDKRFAGLSMAIPSRQRHKDSLTKCLTALDAAISQTDVNLELRTEQLRIAAEYLGRITGRVDVEQLLEVIFSEFCIGK is encoded by the coding sequence ATGGCCATGTTGAATGATACCATATATGCGCTATCGAGCGGCGCCCTGCCTTCGGGGGTTTCAGTCATTCGGATCAGCGGTCCCCTGACCAAAGATATATTGGTGAGGCTGATCGGATCCGTGCCGACAGCCCGGAAGGCATCTTACCGGACGATTCGGGCTCGTAACGATCAGCCGATCGATAGCGGGCTGGTGCTATTTTTTCCTGCGCCGAATTCGTTTACCGGCGAGGATGTTGCCGAGCTGCAAATCCACGGCAGCAGAGCGGTGCTGGCGGCGCTGTTTCACGCACTTGGCGATATTCCAGGTGTTCGAATGGCAGTCGAGGGCGAGTTCTCCCGCCGCGCCTTTGAAAACGGCAAACTTGATCTGGTCGAGGTCGAAGGACTGGCCGACCTCATCAGCGCCGAGACTGAAATGCAGCGACGCCTTGCGGTCGAACACAGCGCAGGCGGTCTTTCCACACTTTACGATTCGTGGGCGGAACGATTAACGCGCGCCCGAGCGTTGATCGAGGCGGAACTTGATTTCCCCGACGAGGATGACGTTCCGGGGTCGGTGTCGGATATGGTCTGGGCCGATATGGGGAAGCTTCGCGTTGATATGGAGCATCACCTGGCGGCAGCTTCGGCCGGCGAGATTATCAGGGACGGCTTCAAGGTGGTCATCGCCGGCGCTCCGAACGCTGGAAAATCGAGCCTGTTGAATGCTTTGGCTCGTCGTGATGTGGCAATCGTGACGGAGATTGCCGGAACCACGCGCGATGTCCTGCAGGTTGATCTCGATATTGATGGTTTTCTGATCAAGCTCTATGACACGGCGGGACTTCGTGAGGCGGACGACAGGGTCGAAATGGAAGGCGTGCGGCGCGCGCGTATTGCGCTTGGCGATGCCGATCTCGTCCTGATGCTGGTTGACATGACGGATCCCCAGATTCCTGACGACTTGGAGCAAGCATCTCCACATGTTACTGTCGGGACAAAGAAGGATCTCATCGATATCGCAGCGGATTGGTATGATCTGCAGATTTCGACGGCGACGGGTGAGGGTCTGACGGAACTACGCCGGTTGATCGGCAATATTGTCGACAAACGTTTTGCCGGCCTGTCTATGGCAATCCCCAGTCGGCAACGGCATAAAGATTCGCTAACGAAATGTTTAACGGCGCTCGATGCGGCAATATCGCAGACGGATGTGAATCTCGAACTGCGGACCGAGCAGCTGCGAATTGCCGCTGAGTATTTGGGCAGAATTACTGGAAGAGTGGACGTCGAACAGCTACTCGAGGTGATCTTCTCGGAGTTTTGTATCGGCAAATGA
- the rho gene encoding transcription termination factor Rho, whose amino-acid sequence MAEMKLQELKSKSPTDLLAFAESLEVENASTMRKQELMFAILKMLASQDVEIIGEGVVEVLQDGFGFLRSANANYLPGPDDIYISPSQIRRFSLKTGDTVEGPIRGPKEGERYFALLKVNTINFDDPEKIRHKVHFDNLTPLYPNERFKMELDIPTTKDLSPRVIDLVAPLGKGQRGLIVAPPRTGKTVLLQNIAHSITANHPECYLIVLLIDERPEEVTDMQRSVRGEVISSTFDEPAVRHVQVAEMVIEKAKRLVEHGRDVVILLDSITRLGRAYNTVVPSSGKVLTGGVDANALQRPKRFFGAARNIEEGGSLTIIATALIDTGSRMDEVIFEEFKGTGNSEIVLDRKVADKRIFPAMDILKSGTRKEDLLVPRQDLQKIFVLRRILAPMGTTDAIEFLIDKLKQTKNNSDFFDSMNT is encoded by the coding sequence ATGGCTGAAATGAAGCTTCAGGAACTTAAGAGTAAATCCCCGACGGATCTGCTGGCATTTGCCGAATCGCTCGAGGTCGAGAATGCAAGCACGATGCGCAAGCAGGAGCTGATGTTTGCGATCCTCAAGATGCTTGCCAGCCAGGATGTCGAAATCATCGGCGAAGGCGTCGTCGAAGTGCTGCAGGACGGTTTCGGCTTCCTGCGTTCGGCCAATGCAAACTACCTGCCGGGCCCGGACGATATTTATATCTCCCCGTCGCAGATCCGCCGTTTTTCGCTGAAAACCGGCGATACCGTCGAGGGTCCGATCCGCGGGCCGAAGGAAGGCGAGCGCTATTTCGCCCTGCTCAAAGTCAACACCATCAATTTCGACGATCCGGAAAAGATCCGTCACAAGGTTCATTTCGACAATCTGACGCCGCTCTATCCGAACGAGCGGTTCAAGATGGAACTGGATATTCCCACCACCAAGGATCTGTCGCCGCGTGTGATCGACCTGGTGGCGCCGCTCGGCAAGGGCCAGCGTGGATTGATCGTCGCGCCGCCGCGCACCGGCAAGACCGTGCTGTTGCAGAACATCGCGCATTCGATCACCGCCAACCATCCGGAGTGCTATCTGATCGTCCTGCTGATCGATGAACGCCCGGAAGAAGTGACCGACATGCAGCGCTCGGTTCGCGGCGAGGTTATCTCCTCGACCTTCGACGAACCGGCTGTGCGTCACGTGCAGGTGGCCGAGATGGTCATCGAGAAAGCCAAGCGCCTTGTCGAACACGGACGCGACGTCGTCATCCTGCTCGATTCGATCACGCGCCTGGGCCGTGCCTATAACACGGTCGTTCCCTCGTCAGGCAAGGTCCTGACCGGCGGTGTGGACGCCAACGCTCTGCAGCGGCCGAAGCGCTTCTTCGGCGCCGCGCGTAACATCGAGGAAGGCGGCTCCTTGACGATCATTGCAACCGCGCTGATCGATACCGGCAGCCGCATGGACGAAGTGATCTTCGAAGAGTTCAAGGGTACCGGCAACTCGGAAATCGTCCTCGACCGCAAGGTCGCCGACAAGCGCATCTTCCCGGCGATGGACATCCTGAAGTCCGGCACGCGCAAGGAGGATCTTCTCGTTCCACGCCAGGATCTGCAGAAGATCTTCGTGCTCCGCCGCATCCTTGCTCCGATGGGCACGACCGACGCGATCGAATTCCTTATCGACAAGCTGAAGCAGACGAAGAATAATTCCGACTTCTTCGACTCGATGAACACTTAA
- the hemJ gene encoding protoporphyrinogen oxidase HemJ, giving the protein MEKQTDRRSGAYARRRAHFALAFFALMAVGLFAWNPDNLYLWIKALHIIAVISWMAGLFYMPRLFIYHTDAEPGSVQSETFKLMERRLLRIIMTPAMMMTWIFGLYLAWSVYGFHGGWLHAKIGLVVLLTGVHMFFSRAVRAFERDENRRSARYWRFMNEAPTVLMVVIVILAVVKPF; this is encoded by the coding sequence ATGGAAAAACAGACCGATCGGAGGTCTGGCGCCTACGCCAGGCGCCGGGCTCATTTTGCGCTGGCCTTCTTCGCGCTGATGGCGGTCGGGCTTTTTGCGTGGAACCCCGATAATCTCTACCTCTGGATCAAGGCGCTGCACATCATCGCGGTCATTTCCTGGATGGCCGGACTGTTCTATATGCCGCGGCTGTTCATCTATCACACCGATGCGGAGCCCGGCTCGGTGCAATCGGAAACCTTCAAGCTGATGGAGCGTCGGCTGCTTCGAATCATCATGACGCCGGCAATGATGATGACGTGGATTTTCGGCCTCTATCTCGCCTGGTCGGTCTATGGATTCCACGGCGGCTGGCTGCATGCCAAGATCGGTCTCGTCGTGTTGCTGACCGGCGTTCATATGTTCTTCAGCCGCGCCGTCAGAGCGTTCGAGCGGGATGAAAATCGCCGCTCGGCGCGTTATTGGCGGTTCATGAACGAGGCGCCGACGGTGCTGATGGTCGTGATCGTCATCCTCGCCGTGGTGAAGCCGTTCTGA